The following are encoded together in the Glycine soja cultivar W05 chromosome 5, ASM419377v2, whole genome shotgun sequence genome:
- the LOC114413674 gene encoding probable glutathione peroxidase 2: MKWLTFWNCISILVLSFAFFFFYCHTYTSTPSLMAEQSSKSIYDFTVKDISGNDVSLNNYSGKVLLIVNVASQCGLTQTNYKELNVLYEKYKNQGFEILAFPCNQFAGQEPGNNEEIQEVVCTRFKAEFPIFDKVEVNGKNAAPLYKFLKEQKGGIFGDGIKWNFTKFLVNKEGKVVDRYAPTTSPLKIEKDIEKLLQS, encoded by the exons ATGAAGTGGTTGACTTTCTGGAACTGCATATCTATCCTCGTGttgtcttttgctttcttcttcttctattgtCACACATACACATCTACTCCTTCCCTCATGGCTGAGCAATCTTCCAAGTCCATTTACGATTTCACAGTCAAG GACATCAGTGGAAATGATGTGAGTCTGAATAATTACAGCGGGAAGGTTCTACTGATTGTGAATGTCGCCTCACAATG TGGTTTGACacagacaaattacaaagaattgAATGTATTGTACGAGAAGTACAAGAATCAAG GATTTGAAATCTTGGCATTTCCATGCAACCAGTTTGCTGGACAGGAACcaggaaacaatgaagaaatTCAGGAAGTTGTTTGCACAAGGTTCAAGGCTGAATTTCCTATCTTTGATAAG GTTGAAGTCAATGGGAAGAATGCAGCGCCACTTTATAAGTTTTTAAAGGAGCAGAAAGGGGGAATATTTGGTGATGGTATCAAGTGGAACTTCACAAAGTTCTTAGTAAACAAagaagggaaggttgtggaCAGATATGCACCTACCACCTCACCTCTGAAAATCGAG AAAGACATAGAGAAGCTTTTGCAATCTTGA
- the LOC114413675 gene encoding MACPF domain-containing protein At1g14780-like isoform X2: MSPLTSNATRAIAPATNPTSSPSPKCQSSSTRKVQSLGEFHLGISTPCLDLTRVHGQLMQLTQSVWVLMATLSNSSMLILIGTLLFCLNKSLKPFLLPGILLHLQGENFIRFIENFGTHILVGLSIGGKDLVLVKQDVSSNLEPSELKKHLDELGNQLFNGTCNFLPKSKEQKYKAPQAFDVFGPQIVAFNSSTSVCAKDGITVICAKRGGDTQVSDHSEWLLTVLKKPDAVDFSFIPITSLLKGAPGKGFLSHAINLYLRYKPPMSDLPYFLDYQSHKLWAPIHNDLPLCPASNRTNLSPSLSFNLMGPKLYVNTSQVTVGKRPITGMRLFLEGMKCNRLAIHVQHLLNPPIMLNNKIEDTPIWSEEINDDRFFEAINGKKFSHVCTAPVKYNPRWSSDKDVAFIVTGAQLDVKKHDSRSVLHLRLLFSKVSNCAVVKSSWTQGSSGLSQRSGIFSVISTSISGKDQNQKKPVVVLDSSVFPTGPPVPVQTQKLLKFVETSQLCKGPQDSPGHWLVTGASLVLDKGKICLWAKFSLLHAGS, encoded by the exons ATGTCTCCGTTGACATCAAATGCGACAAGGGCGATCGCACCCGCTACCAATCCGACATCCTCACCTTCACCCAA ATGTCAGAGCTCTTCAACCAGAAAAGTTCAATCCCTGGGAGAATTCCATCTGGGTATTTCAACACCGTGTTTGGATTTGACGAGGGTTCATGGGCAACTGATGCAGCTAACACAAAGTGTTTGGGTATTGATGGCTACTTTATCAAACTCTTCAATGCTCATATTGATCGGTACCCTCTTGTTCTGTCTCAACAAGTCCTTGAAGCCGTTCCTTCTTCCTGGGATCCTCCTGCACTTGCAAG GTGAAAATTTTATCAGATTCATCGAGAACTTCGGGACACACATCCTTGTGGGGCTTAGCATTGGTGGCAAAGACTTAGTGTTGGTCAAGCAAGACGTGTCTTCCAACTTGGAGCCATCAGAGCTCAAGAAGCACTTGGATGAGCTTGGAAATCAATTATTCAATGGGACATGCAATTTCCTTCCAAAAtccaaagaacaaaaatataag GCACCGCAAGCTTTTGATGTCTTCGGTCCACAAATTGTTGCCTTCAATAGCTCTACATCCGTTTGTGCAAAAGAT GGAATTACGGTGATATGTGCAAAAAGGGGAGGAGATACCCAAGTGAGCGACCATAGTGAATGGCTTCTGACAGTTCTAAAGAAGCCAGATGCTGTTGATTTTAGCTTCATTCCTATCACTTCTCTTCTTAAAGGTGCTCCAGGCAAAGGCTTCCTATCCCATGCCATCAACCTCTACCTTCGat ATAAACCTCCAATGTCAGATTTGCCTTACTTTCTTGACTACCAATCACACAAGCTTTGGGCTCCCATTCACAATGATCTTCCACTCTGTCCAGCTTCGAACAGAACTAACCTTTCACCTTCTCTTAGTTTCAACTTGATGGGTCCCAAACTTTACGTAAACACCTCACAG GTAACAGTTGGTAAAAGGCCAATCACAGGGATGCGCCTGTTTCTTGAGGGCATGAAATGCAACAG GTTAGCCATACACGTGCAACATCTATTAAACCCTCCAATAATGCTGAACAACAAAATAGAGGACACACCAATATGGTCAGAAGAAATCAATGATGACCGTTTCTTTGAAGCAATCAATGGGAAGAAATTTTCCCATGTATGTACAGCACCAGTGAAATACAACCCTAGATGGAGCTCTGACAAAGATGTGGCCTTTATTGTCACAGGAGCCCAGCTTGATGTGAAGAAACATGACTCAAGGAGTGTCCTTCATTTGAGGCTGTTGTTCTCTAAGGTGTCTAATTGTGCAGTTGTAAAATCAAGTTGGACACAGGGCTCCTCCGGGTTATCCCAGAGGTCTGGCATTTTCTCAGTAATAAGCACATCAATTTCTGGTAAAGACCAGAACCAGAAAAAACCAGTTGTGGTTTTGGATTCAAGTGTGTTTCCAACAGGACCTCCAGTGCCTGTGCAAACACAAAAGCTGTTGAAATTTGTAGAAACGTCACAGTTGTGTAAAGGTCCACAAGATAGTCCTGGCCATTGGTTGGTCACTGGGGCAAGCTTGGTCTTGGATAAGGGTAAGATATGTTTATGGGCTAAGTTCTCATTGTTACATGCTGGTTCATGA
- the LOC114413675 gene encoding MACPF domain-containing protein At1g14780-like isoform X1, with protein sequence MGEGIVERSLNSLGKGFDLASDFRLKFCKGEERLVLLNETEKRELMVPGFRPIRDVSVDIKCDKGDRTRYQSDILTFTQMSELFNQKSSIPGRIPSGYFNTVFGFDEGSWATDAANTKCLGIDGYFIKLFNAHIDRYPLVLSQQVLEAVPSSWDPPALARFIENFGTHILVGLSIGGKDLVLVKQDVSSNLEPSELKKHLDELGNQLFNGTCNFLPKSKEQKYKAPQAFDVFGPQIVAFNSSTSVCAKDGITVICAKRGGDTQVSDHSEWLLTVLKKPDAVDFSFIPITSLLKGAPGKGFLSHAINLYLRYKPPMSDLPYFLDYQSHKLWAPIHNDLPLCPASNRTNLSPSLSFNLMGPKLYVNTSQVTVGKRPITGMRLFLEGMKCNRLAIHVQHLLNPPIMLNNKIEDTPIWSEEINDDRFFEAINGKKFSHVCTAPVKYNPRWSSDKDVAFIVTGAQLDVKKHDSRSVLHLRLLFSKVSNCAVVKSSWTQGSSGLSQRSGIFSVISTSISGKDQNQKKPVVVLDSSVFPTGPPVPVQTQKLLKFVETSQLCKGPQDSPGHWLVTGASLVLDKGKICLWAKFSLLHAGS encoded by the exons ATGGGTGAAGGCATAGTTGAGAGATCGCTGAACAGCTTAGGAAAGGGCTTCGACTTGGCCTCAGATTTCAGGCTCAAGTTCTGCAAAGGCGAAGAGCGTTTGGTTCTTCTCAACGAAACAGAGAAACGAGAGCTCATGGTGCCAGGTTTCAGACCCATCAGAGATGTCTCCGTTGACATCAAATGCGACAAGGGCGATCGCACCCGCTACCAATCCGACATCCTCACCTTCACCCAA ATGTCAGAGCTCTTCAACCAGAAAAGTTCAATCCCTGGGAGAATTCCATCTGGGTATTTCAACACCGTGTTTGGATTTGACGAGGGTTCATGGGCAACTGATGCAGCTAACACAAAGTGTTTGGGTATTGATGGCTACTTTATCAAACTCTTCAATGCTCATATTGATCGGTACCCTCTTGTTCTGTCTCAACAAGTCCTTGAAGCCGTTCCTTCTTCCTGGGATCCTCCTGCACTTGCAAG ATTCATCGAGAACTTCGGGACACACATCCTTGTGGGGCTTAGCATTGGTGGCAAAGACTTAGTGTTGGTCAAGCAAGACGTGTCTTCCAACTTGGAGCCATCAGAGCTCAAGAAGCACTTGGATGAGCTTGGAAATCAATTATTCAATGGGACATGCAATTTCCTTCCAAAAtccaaagaacaaaaatataag GCACCGCAAGCTTTTGATGTCTTCGGTCCACAAATTGTTGCCTTCAATAGCTCTACATCCGTTTGTGCAAAAGAT GGAATTACGGTGATATGTGCAAAAAGGGGAGGAGATACCCAAGTGAGCGACCATAGTGAATGGCTTCTGACAGTTCTAAAGAAGCCAGATGCTGTTGATTTTAGCTTCATTCCTATCACTTCTCTTCTTAAAGGTGCTCCAGGCAAAGGCTTCCTATCCCATGCCATCAACCTCTACCTTCGat ATAAACCTCCAATGTCAGATTTGCCTTACTTTCTTGACTACCAATCACACAAGCTTTGGGCTCCCATTCACAATGATCTTCCACTCTGTCCAGCTTCGAACAGAACTAACCTTTCACCTTCTCTTAGTTTCAACTTGATGGGTCCCAAACTTTACGTAAACACCTCACAG GTAACAGTTGGTAAAAGGCCAATCACAGGGATGCGCCTGTTTCTTGAGGGCATGAAATGCAACAG GTTAGCCATACACGTGCAACATCTATTAAACCCTCCAATAATGCTGAACAACAAAATAGAGGACACACCAATATGGTCAGAAGAAATCAATGATGACCGTTTCTTTGAAGCAATCAATGGGAAGAAATTTTCCCATGTATGTACAGCACCAGTGAAATACAACCCTAGATGGAGCTCTGACAAAGATGTGGCCTTTATTGTCACAGGAGCCCAGCTTGATGTGAAGAAACATGACTCAAGGAGTGTCCTTCATTTGAGGCTGTTGTTCTCTAAGGTGTCTAATTGTGCAGTTGTAAAATCAAGTTGGACACAGGGCTCCTCCGGGTTATCCCAGAGGTCTGGCATTTTCTCAGTAATAAGCACATCAATTTCTGGTAAAGACCAGAACCAGAAAAAACCAGTTGTGGTTTTGGATTCAAGTGTGTTTCCAACAGGACCTCCAGTGCCTGTGCAAACACAAAAGCTGTTGAAATTTGTAGAAACGTCACAGTTGTGTAAAGGTCCACAAGATAGTCCTGGCCATTGGTTGGTCACTGGGGCAAGCTTGGTCTTGGATAAGGGTAAGATATGTTTATGGGCTAAGTTCTCATTGTTACATGCTGGTTCATGA
- the LOC114413676 gene encoding putative pentatricopeptide repeat-containing protein At3g23330, with protein MSSSQNVMRSLLRNPNTVVPTCHVKQLHAQIVKTTKATPHSLAWICIIKCYASHGLLRHSLASFNLLRSFGISPDRHLFPSLLRASTLFKHFNLAQSLHAAVIRLGFHFDLYTANALMNMYSKFHPHLSPLHEFPQARHNHNNKYSVKIDSVRKLFDRMPVRDVVSWNTVIAGNAQNGMYEEALNMVKEMGKENLRPDSFTLSSILPIFTEHANVTKGKEIHGYAIRHGFDKDVFIGSSLIDMYAKCTQVELSVCAFHLLSNRDAISWNSIIAGCVQNGRFDQGLGFFRRMLKEKVKPMQVSFSSVIPACAHLTALNLGKQLHAYIIRLGFDDNKFIASSLLDMYAKCGNIKMARYIFNKIEMCDRDMVSWTAIIMGCAMHGHALDAVSLFEEMLVDGVKPCYVAFMAVLTACSHAGLVDEGWKYFNSMQRDFGVAPGLEHYAAVADLLGRAGRLEEAYDFISNMGEEPTGSVWSTLLAACRAHKNIELAEKVVNKILLVDPGNMGAHVIMSNIYSAAQRWRDAAKLRVRMRKTGLKKTPACSWIEVGNKVHTFLAGDKSHPYYDKINEALNILLEQMEKEGYVLDTNEVLHDVDEEHKRDLLRTHSERLAIAFGIISTTSGTTIRVIKNIRVCVDCHTAIKFMAKIVGREIIVRDNSRFHHFKNGSCSCGDYW; from the coding sequence ATGAGTTCCAGCCAAAATGTGATGAGAAGCCTCCTCCGGAACCCCAACACGGTGGTTCCCACGTGCCACGTGAAACAGCTCCACGCCCAAATCGTGAAGACCACCAAAGCAACACCGCACTCCCTGGCTTGGATTTGCATCATCAAATGCTACGCCTCTCACGGCCTCCTCCGCCACTCCCTCGCCTCCTTCAACCTCTTGCGCTCTTTCGGCATCTCCCCCGATCGCCACTTGTTCCCTTCCCTCCTCAGAGCATCCACGCTTTTCAAACACTTCAATCTCGCTCAGTCCCTCCACGCCGCCGTCATTCGCCTCGGTTTCCACTTCGACTTGTACACCGCCAACGCTTTGATGAACATGTACTCCAAATTCCACCCTCATCTTTCCCCACTCCACGAATTTCCCCAAGCGCGCCATAACCATAATAATAAATACTCCGTGAAAATAGACAGCGTTAGAAAGTTGTTCGACAGAATGCCTGTGAGGGATGTTGTTTCGTGGAACACTGTTATTGCTGGGAATGCACAGAATGGGATGTACGAAGAGGCATTGAACATGGTTAAGGAAATGGGGAAGGAAAACTTGAGACCTGATTCCTTCACTTTGTCCAGCATTCTTCCTATTTTTACGGAGCACGCTAATGTTAccaaaggaaaggaaattcatGGCTACGCCATTAGACACGGGTTTGATAAGGATGTTTTCATTGGAAGTAGCTTGATTGACATGTATGCCAAATGTACTCAAGTGGAGCTTTCGGTTTGTGCCTTTCACCTCTTGTCAAATCGAGACGCCATTTCGTGGAACTCCATCATTGCTGGCTGTGTGCAGAATGGGAGATTCGATCAAGGGCTCGGCTTCTTTCGTCGAATGTTGAAGGAAAAAGTGAAGCCAATGCAGGTCTCGTTCTCGAGTGTTATACCAGCTTGTGCTCACTTGACGGCCTTGAATTTGGGGAAGCAGCTTCATGCATACATAATTAGGCTTGGGTTTGATGATAACAAGTTTATAGCCAGCTCTCTGTTGGACATGTATGCCAAATGTGGGAACATTAAGATGGCTAGGTATATTTTCAACAAAATCGAGATGTGTGACCGTGACATGGTTTCTTGGACTGCCATCATTATGGGATGTGCAATGCACGGGCATGCCCTTGATGCAGTTTCCTTGTTTGAGGAGATGTTAGTTGATGGAGTGAAGCCCTGCTATGTGGCATTTATGGCTGTTTTAACTGCCTGTAGTCATGCTGGGTTGGTAGATGAAGGTTGGAAGTATTTTAACAGTATGCAACGGGATTTTGGTGTTGCTCCTGGCCTGGAGCACTATGCTGCTGTGGCGGACCTGCTTGGTAGAGCTGGAAGATTGGAGGAAGCATATGACTTTATTTCTAACATGGGAGAGGAACCAACAGGAAGTGTGTGGTCAACCTTGTTGGCTGCTTGTAGGGCTCATAAGAATATTGAATTGGCTGAAAAGGTTGTGAACAAGATACTTTTGGTTGACCCTGGAAACATGGGTGCACATGTTATAATGTCAAACATCTACTCAgccgcccaaagatggagagatgcTGCAAAATTGAGAGTCCGCATGAGGAAAACGGGCTTGAAGAAGACTCCAGCATGCAGCTGGATTGAGGTTGGAAACAAAGTACATACTTTTCTGGCTGGAGATAAATCACATCCATATTATGACAAAATAAACGAGGCGTTGAATATTTTGTTGGAACAGATGGAGAAAGAAGGTTATGTCCTTGACACAAATGAGGTGCTCCATGATGTTGATGAGGAACATAAACGCGACTTATTACGCACCCACAGTGAGAGACTTGCCATAGCATTTGGCATCATTAGCACTACATCTGGCACAACCATCCGTGTAATAAAGAACATTCGGGTGTGTGTGGACTGCCACACTGCAATTAAATTTATGGCAAAGATTGTTGGCAGGGAAATCATTGTGAGGGATAATAGCCGATTTCACCATTTTAAGAATGGGTCTTGTTCCTGTGGAGATTACTGGTGA